In Azospirillum ramasamyi, the following are encoded in one genomic region:
- a CDS encoding dihydrodipicolinate synthase family protein codes for MLDATKLRGILPATPTPVTADGTIDVAASKALFSWLFRQGIDGLVPLGGTGEYGALAKDQRIRFAELSVEAMAGAGGKRGPVIAGVLDTGYYDALAAGRDFAAAGVDGLLVLTPYYTNPTQAGIRDYFLRYADESPVPILIYEIPYRTRIAIDPEILHELSRHERIVGMKACNTDMYHFLRTVAGVDQSFAVLSGEDTLFPLHVAAGAKGGIVVTANLLPRAWQLIHGLASTGKLDKALEIHRTLIPLMNMAFAETNPGPMKSVMDLVGVEAPAMLAPLREPAEPLKRSLRRELSRLLVTYEGMPVVQTA; via the coding sequence ATGCTTGACGCCACGAAGCTTCGCGGCATTCTGCCCGCCACCCCGACGCCGGTGACCGCCGACGGCACCATCGACGTGGCGGCCTCCAAGGCGCTGTTCTCCTGGCTGTTCCGCCAGGGGATCGACGGGCTGGTCCCGCTCGGCGGCACCGGCGAGTATGGCGCATTGGCGAAGGACCAGCGCATCCGCTTCGCCGAGCTGTCGGTCGAGGCGATGGCCGGGGCCGGCGGGAAGCGCGGCCCGGTGATCGCCGGGGTGCTCGATACCGGTTATTACGACGCGCTGGCCGCAGGCCGCGATTTCGCGGCGGCCGGGGTGGACGGGCTGCTGGTGCTGACCCCCTACTACACCAACCCGACCCAGGCCGGCATCCGCGACTATTTCCTGCGCTACGCCGACGAATCGCCGGTGCCGATCCTGATCTACGAGATCCCCTACCGCACCCGCATCGCCATCGATCCCGAGATCCTGCACGAGCTGTCGCGGCACGAGCGGATCGTCGGCATGAAGGCCTGCAACACCGACATGTACCATTTCCTGCGCACGGTGGCGGGGGTCGACCAGTCCTTCGCGGTGCTGAGCGGCGAGGACACCCTGTTCCCGCTGCATGTCGCCGCCGGGGCCAAGGGCGGCATCGTGGTGACGGCCAACCTGCTGCCGCGGGCCTGGCAGCTGATCCACGGCCTCGCCTCCACCGGCAAGCTGGACAAGGCGCTGGAGATCCACCGCACGCTGATCCCGCTGATGAACATGGCCTTCGCCGAGACCAACCCCGGCCCGATGAAGTCGGTGATGGACCTGGTCGGCGTGGAGGCTCCGGCGATGCTGGCGCCGCTGCGCGAGCCGGCCGAGCCGCTGAAGCGGTCGCTGCGGCGCGAACTTTCGCGCCTGCTCGTCACCTACGAGGGAATGCCGGTCGTCCAAACGGCATGA